One genomic segment of [Phormidium] sp. ETS-05 includes these proteins:
- a CDS encoding ABC transporter permease, protein MAAQSLWGDVWRRFRRDKMAVVGMGVLAIIILSLLVGPLVYGVPGDEIDFTQASLGPSWHHWFGTNDLGQDQLARVLWGGRISLAVGVSAIALAIILGVGIGAIAGFCGGVIDTILMRITDLCLALPQLPLLLLVVYLFRDAIKAVAGPEWGIFYLIVFVIGGLNWMPVARLVRAWFLTVRQMDYVAAARSLGASPMRLIWVHILPNAIGPVIVAATLGVGNAIITESTLSFLGLGFPPDIPTWGRMLYEAKDYLDTAPHMAIFPGTVIFLTVLSINYIGDGLRDAIDPKTGS, encoded by the coding sequence ATGGCGGCGCAGAGTTTGTGGGGTGATGTGTGGCGGCGGTTTCGCCGGGACAAAATGGCGGTGGTGGGGATGGGGGTGCTGGCGATAATCATCCTCAGCTTGTTGGTCGGTCCGCTGGTGTATGGGGTGCCGGGGGATGAGATTGATTTTACCCAGGCGTCCCTCGGCCCGAGTTGGCACCATTGGTTTGGCACAAATGATTTGGGTCAAGACCAGTTGGCGCGGGTGTTGTGGGGGGGGAGGATATCTCTGGCGGTGGGGGTGAGCGCGATCGCTCTTGCCATCATCCTCGGGGTGGGAATAGGTGCCATAGCGGGTTTTTGCGGCGGCGTTATTGATACTATCCTGATGCGCATCACCGACTTATGTTTAGCCTTACCCCAACTGCCTTTATTACTATTAGTAGTTTACCTGTTTCGTGATGCCATCAAAGCGGTGGCAGGGCCGGAATGGGGGATATTTTATCTCATTGTTTTTGTCATCGGGGGCTTAAACTGGATGCCAGTGGCGCGCTTAGTGCGAGCCTGGTTTTTAACTGTGCGGCAAATGGATTATGTGGCGGCGGCGCGTTCTCTGGGAGCATCGCCGATGCGGCTGATTTGGGTTCATATTCTGCCTAATGCGATCGGGCCGGTAATTGTCGCCGCCACCCTCGGTGTTGGTAATGCCATTATCACCGAATCTACCCTCAGTTTTCTAGGTTTAGGTTTCCCCCCAGACATTCCCACCTGGGGACGGATGCTCTATGAAGCCAAAGATTATTTAGACACTGCCCCCCATATGGCAATTTTTCCCGGAACGGTGATATTTTTAACTGTTCTGAGCATCAACTACATTGGTGATGGTTTGCGCGACGCGATCGACCCGAAAACAGGTTCGTAG
- a CDS encoding peptide ABC transporter substrate-binding protein has translation MTKEETVRKRSKSILPLIIVPIVSWLSACAPQSLTPPTTGQTGQTSQTGQKELRLLYWQAPTILNPHLSNGYKDFEAARITLEPLASFDKNGEMVLFLAAEKPTLENGGLAADATSVTWKLKQGVKWSDRKPFTAADVVFTYEFVTNKEVAANSVGVYENIAKVEAVDDYTVKITFKAPNPAWFLPFTGAEGMILPRHQFEAYQGAKAREAPGNLMPVGTGPYRVVEFKPGDTVVYERNPEFREAAGLGFDRLLLKGGGDSTSAARSVLQTGEADYAFNLQVEPQVLQQMQTGGKGKIITSFGPLVERIDINHSDPNQATPDGERSSIKFPHPFLTDKKVRQALNFAIDRQTIVSQLYGDTGKPTANFLVAPAAYNSPNTSYEFNPQKAAALLDEAGWKDTNGNGIRDKNGVEMKLVFQTSVNPVRQKTQQIIKQSLKTIGIEVELKTIDASIFFSSDPANPDTIARFSADLEMYATGNNNPEPGDYMKTYTCQEIAQKSNNWSGQNFARYCNPAYDTLWQQSQTELDPKKRQQLFIQMNDMLVKDVEVIPLVNRADALALNNSIVGLDLTPWDRNTWNIKDWQRQN, from the coding sequence ATGACAAAGGAGGAGACTGTGAGAAAACGTTCAAAGTCAATATTACCCCTAATCATAGTGCCAATTGTATCTTGGTTGAGCGCCTGTGCGCCCCAAAGCTTAACACCCCCGACTACTGGGCAAACGGGGCAAACGAGCCAAACGGGGCAAAAGGAGCTGCGGTTGCTGTATTGGCAAGCGCCTACTATCCTTAACCCGCATCTTTCCAATGGTTATAAGGACTTTGAAGCGGCTCGCATTACCTTGGAACCTTTGGCTAGTTTTGACAAAAATGGGGAAATGGTGCTGTTTCTAGCGGCGGAAAAGCCGACTCTAGAGAATGGGGGACTAGCTGCTGATGCCACATCCGTCACTTGGAAGCTGAAACAGGGGGTGAAATGGTCCGATCGCAAGCCGTTTACAGCGGCGGATGTGGTGTTTACTTATGAATTTGTCACTAACAAGGAAGTGGCGGCGAACAGTGTCGGGGTGTATGAAAATATTGCCAAGGTGGAGGCGGTGGATGACTACACGGTAAAAATCACTTTTAAAGCGCCAAACCCGGCTTGGTTTCTACCTTTCACTGGTGCAGAGGGGATGATTTTGCCCCGTCACCAGTTTGAAGCGTATCAAGGAGCGAAGGCGAGGGAAGCGCCGGGGAATTTGATGCCCGTGGGGACCGGGCCTTATCGGGTGGTAGAATTCAAACCGGGGGATACGGTGGTGTATGAGCGAAACCCGGAATTTCGAGAGGCGGCTGGTTTGGGGTTCGATCGCCTGTTGCTCAAAGGTGGCGGTGACTCCACCTCCGCTGCTCGCTCCGTCCTCCAAACCGGCGAAGCCGATTATGCTTTTAATTTGCAAGTAGAACCCCAAGTTTTGCAACAAATGCAAACCGGAGGTAAAGGCAAAATAATTACCAGCTTTGGCCCGTTGGTGGAGCGCATCGACATCAACCACAGCGACCCCAACCAAGCCACACCCGACGGAGAGCGGTCTAGTATCAAATTTCCCCACCCATTCTTAACTGATAAAAAAGTCCGCCAAGCGTTAAACTTCGCCATAGACCGGCAAACCATTGTCAGCCAACTTTATGGCGATACCGGCAAACCCACAGCCAATTTTTTAGTAGCCCCAGCCGCCTACAACTCCCCTAATACCAGCTATGAATTCAACCCCCAAAAAGCTGCTGCGCTCCTAGATGAGGCGGGGTGGAAAGATACTAACGGTAACGGCATTCGGGATAAAAACGGCGTGGAAATGAAACTGGTGTTTCAAACTTCCGTTAACCCCGTGCGGCAAAAAACCCAACAAATTATCAAACAGTCCCTCAAAACCATAGGCATTGAGGTAGAGCTAAAAACCATTGATGCCAGTATTTTCTTTAGCTCTGACCCCGCCAACCCAGATACAATAGCGCGCTTTTCTGCTGACCTGGAAATGTACGCCACAGGTAACAACAACCCCGAACCGGGTGATTATATGAAAACATACACCTGCCAAGAGATTGCCCAAAAGTCTAATAATTGGTCTGGGCAAAACTTTGCTCGGTACTGCAATCCCGCCTATGATACTTTGTGGCAACAGTCCCAAACGGAACTAGACCCGAAAAAGCGGCAGCAGTTATTTATCCAAATGAATGATATGCTAGTTAAAGATGTGGAAGTTATCCCCCTGGTTAACCGCGCCGATGCCCTGGCTTTAAATAACAGTATTGTCGGTTTAGATTTAACCCCGTGGGACCGCAATACCTGGAATATTAAGGATTGGCAGCGCCAAAATTAG
- a CDS encoding DNA sulfur modification protein DndB yields the protein MLSNDPNDELKTLDVEKASNALVSAINQFLSECVQTQDFCKIPHNELTVQEVEYFKDVCLLAQSVGLEVLGRLLYCAYDKYNISFDELKVRQLSHLDWSKEADMWRDNVVTLNPNPKNPSKRFKMTNHPTTVEVAVYRAKSHLGWI from the coding sequence GTGCTTAGTAACGACCCTAATGATGAATTAAAAACTTTAGATGTAGAAAAAGCATCTAATGCCCTGGTATCTGCCATAAATCAGTTTTTATCAGAATGTGTGCAAACTCAAGATTTTTGTAAAATTCCTCACAATGAGTTAACAGTCCAAGAGGTTGAGTATTTTAAAGATGTATGTCTGTTAGCACAGAGCGTTGGTTTGGAAGTTTTAGGGCGCTTGCTCTACTGTGCTTATGATAAGTATAACATTTCCTTTGATGAGCTAAAAGTGAGGCAACTATCCCACCTTGATTGGTCAAAAGAAGCTGATATGTGGAGGGATAATGTTGTAACTCTTAACCCTAACCCTAAAAATCCAAGTAAACGATTCAAAATGACTAATCACCCCACTACGGTAGAAGTAGCTGTATATCGAGCCAAAAGCCATCTAGGATGGATTTGA
- a CDS encoding ABC transporter permease, with translation MNRYLIKRLLISIPTLIAISVVIFTVLALAPGDPLGEFATNPSLTAEVRENIRKSLGLDLPIYLRYFKWAGAFLQGDMGYSFNSRSPVGELILQRLPATIFVVGSAYIVGILVAFPLGIVSAIKRYSIIDQIATTLGLIWLSLPTFFTGLLVILIFCVQLKWFPSMYDSTLEVKDWASFGAMVRQCILPVGVLGLYQAARLMRFIRASVLEQLNQEYVRTAYAKGLSGMRVIFRHVLRNALIPVVTLVALDVPGVFTGALVTEQVFRVPGIGALLIDSIYRSDTPVVMGITFIYGILIVVFNLIADILYSLLDPRVEY, from the coding sequence ATGAACCGCTACCTAATCAAACGTCTGTTAATTTCCATCCCCACTTTGATTGCCATCAGCGTCGTGATTTTTACTGTCTTGGCGCTGGCTCCGGGAGACCCACTGGGAGAATTTGCCACTAATCCCTCCCTGACGGCAGAAGTGCGGGAAAATATCAGAAAATCTCTCGGTTTAGACTTGCCGATATACTTGCGCTATTTTAAATGGGCAGGGGCATTTTTGCAAGGGGATATGGGTTATTCTTTTAATAGCCGCAGTCCCGTTGGCGAGCTGATTTTACAACGGTTGCCTGCTACCATTTTTGTGGTGGGTTCGGCTTATATTGTGGGCATATTAGTGGCATTCCCTCTGGGAATAGTTTCTGCCATTAAGCGCTATTCTATTATAGACCAAATTGCCACGACTTTGGGGTTAATTTGGTTGTCTTTACCTACGTTTTTTACTGGGTTACTGGTGATTCTGATTTTTTGCGTCCAGCTTAAATGGTTCCCTTCGATGTATGATAGCACGTTAGAGGTGAAAGATTGGGCTAGTTTTGGGGCAATGGTGCGGCAATGTATTCTCCCGGTGGGGGTGTTGGGATTGTATCAGGCGGCGCGGTTGATGCGGTTTATCCGAGCCTCGGTTTTGGAACAACTAAATCAAGAATATGTGCGCACGGCTTATGCTAAGGGATTGTCAGGGATGAGGGTGATTTTTCGTCATGTTTTGCGCAATGCTTTGATTCCAGTGGTGACTTTGGTGGCGTTGGATGTGCCGGGGGTGTTTACGGGCGCGTTGGTGACGGAACAGGTGTTTAGAGTGCCGGGAATTGGGGCGTTGTTGATTGATTCTATCTATCGGAGTGATACGCCGGTGGTGATGGGGATTACTTTTATTTACGGGATTTTGATTGTGGTGTTTAATTTGATTGCGGATATTTTGTATAGTTTATTAGACCCACGGGTGGAGTATTGA
- a CDS encoding AAA family ATPase — MITELKGYHIQDSLHVGTSTAIYRGQGQDGRQVIIKLLGAAHPSLEDISQLRNEYEIGKILEIEGIVNPLELLNYGHGLALILEDIGGESLKKYVQGRTLGIGEFLEIAIKLATALGDIHSRRVIHKDIKLENIIINPKTRQVKIADFSIASRLEEEKSSYINPNQMEGTLAYMSPEQTGRMNRFIDYRSDYYSLGVSFYEILTGRLPFIAEDPLELVHSHIAKNPPSLRAINPEIPAAIEAIVMKLMAKTAEERYQSAVGLKLDLETCYQKWVGEEREFELVPGQGDRAGQLLIPQQLYGRQKEVALLMATFNRVSNGASEIMLVSGYSGIGKTSLVNEVHKPIVKSRGYFIAGKFDQYKRNIPYSALIQAFGELIQQLLAESEAAIQNWQEKIAAVVGENGRVITDVIPEVEFIIGPQPEIPQLGPTESQNRFNRVFQKFVGVFTAQEHPLVVFLDDLQWADTASLKLIELLVTAPESKYLLLIGAYRDNEVSPTHPLIQTLGKIQDQGGTVENVLLGPLQLEHAQELIADTVPPSNHNQNSGWSEKIAAFAELLFNKTQGNPFFLTQLLKTLYQEKLVQYNFQAGEWQWDISEIQAVGITDYNVVELIARNMQKLAAATQEVLKLGACLGNQFNLETLAIVHEKSASATAADLWEALQAGLILPLSNAYKIPMLVGEHGTSRQLSDNSRTIAYRFLHDRVQQAAYTLIPEAEKKSTHLHIGQLLLQNTNPDEREENIFALVNQLNYGIDIITATEEKTQLAQLNLIAGKKAKAAAAYEAAVRYFNVGLALLSPDSWVSDYDLTLELYTKAAEAEYCNANFEGAQQQAEVILAKATSDLDRVKVYELKMEMFTAQHQILAAIDTGMQALQMLGVSLQQGMQLHKLPSLDELDNCPEMTDPDKLATMRVLMNLLSPVMMAKPEILLQVILTQVNLCLESGHSAIAALSYSWYGMLLCGSLGQIELGYHAGQLALKLLDKFNATSLKCRSYNMIYAFITPWKSHIKENLQPLQEGMQSGLETGDLMYASYCILNYCTYLFVVENRLASALEKQTAYINLLLQLKNDISTYTTKIWMQANLNLQGVNHHQTDLIGDMFDETAILPNLEAANDGWSLFSLYLAKGILCCTFKDVAGAIANTFKSREYVASVGGFPHAATQKFYHSLAMLAHYHAAEPSQQEEYLQLVAANQEQMKIWAYHAPMNFQHMYDLVEAEKARILGEYVQAIELYDKAIAGARDNGYIHYEALATEKAGEFYLAWGREKIAKTYITDAYYCYAKWGAAAKVQDLEAEYPYLIPIATPTPSIDIHKTTHTTAGTATVLDLSTALKAGQAISGEIELEKLLAKLMQILIENAGAQTGSLFLMDQGSLGLAAVGATDKTPTVYWPLLTLDASLDLPTTVINYVRRTRIPLVLNHASSEGMFAEDPYIRSHQVKSLLCSPIVKGGKLVGILYLENNLAIGAFTPARLELLRLLSSQAAISLELARSVSEVQSTLAYLKAIINNIADGLVVTDAAGNITQHNPALVKMFGLSSPTITGGKCSEVVSPQIGELLYQTSQNPQEVLSAEVELVQGRIGAAVATAIMPEAGEGTLGSVTIIRDITAEKEIDRMKTDFISTVSHELRTPLTSVVGFAKIIHKKLTDKVMPAFTEGDKKTRKALEQVGDNIQIIISEGERLTALINDVLDIAKMEAGKIEWHFQPVVAGELIERAAAATSSLRDAAGLQLHLEIAPDLPEIEADKDRMLQVLINLISNAVKFTPAGSITLKAFQTTGEIIFSVIDTGVGIAPDDQEKVFEKFKQVGDTMTDKPKGTGLGLPICKQIVEHHGGRIWVESDRGKGSNFSFAIPIKGATIGAGGTFNIDTLVQQLRQSISPTPEAAATTTAKTILVVDDEVNIRSLLRQELESQGYIVREAANGMDAITQVKAEKPDLIILDVMMPAINGFDVAAVLRNDPTTMNIPIIILSIVQDQSRGYRLGIDRYLTKPINTETLLSDIELLLSQGGSKKKVLVVDEDVNAVKTLVEVLEAKGYAVVEAVDGPECIQKAIEMQPDLIILDSVLSRQYDIVKTLRFEKGLENLFFVLLS; from the coding sequence ATGATAACAGAACTAAAAGGCTACCATATTCAAGACTCACTCCACGTGGGAACAAGTACCGCAATTTATCGAGGACAAGGCCAAGACGGCAGGCAAGTCATTATCAAACTCCTCGGTGCTGCCCATCCCAGTTTAGAAGATATTTCCCAACTGAGAAACGAATATGAAATCGGCAAAATCCTGGAAATAGAAGGCATAGTCAATCCCCTAGAACTGTTAAATTATGGCCACGGTTTAGCCCTCATATTGGAAGACATCGGCGGAGAATCTCTGAAAAAGTATGTCCAAGGGCGAACCCTGGGAATTGGCGAATTTTTAGAAATCGCTATCAAGCTGGCGACAGCTTTAGGAGACATCCACAGTCGGCGAGTGATTCACAAAGATATCAAACTCGAAAACATTATCATCAATCCCAAAACCAGACAAGTAAAAATTGCCGATTTCAGTATTGCTTCCCGGTTGGAAGAAGAAAAAAGCAGCTACATCAATCCCAACCAGATGGAAGGCACCCTCGCCTATATGTCTCCAGAACAAACCGGGCGGATGAACCGCTTCATAGATTATCGGAGTGACTACTATTCCTTGGGAGTATCATTTTATGAAATCCTCACCGGACGCCTGCCATTTATCGCCGAAGACCCCTTAGAATTAGTCCACAGCCACATCGCCAAAAACCCGCCCTCCCTGCGAGCCATAAATCCCGAAATCCCGGCTGCCATTGAGGCGATCGTAATGAAACTAATGGCAAAAACTGCAGAAGAACGATATCAAAGTGCCGTGGGGCTGAAATTAGACCTGGAAACCTGCTACCAAAAATGGGTAGGAGAGGAACGGGAGTTTGAGCTGGTGCCCGGGCAGGGCGATCGAGCCGGACAACTGCTGATTCCCCAACAACTATATGGCCGCCAAAAAGAAGTAGCCCTACTAATGGCCACCTTTAACCGCGTCAGCAACGGCGCCAGCGAAATCATGCTCGTCAGCGGCTATTCTGGTATCGGCAAAACCTCCCTAGTCAACGAAGTTCACAAACCCATAGTCAAAAGTCGCGGTTACTTCATCGCCGGAAAATTCGACCAGTACAAACGTAATATCCCTTACTCCGCCTTAATTCAAGCCTTTGGCGAATTAATTCAGCAACTGCTCGCCGAAAGTGAAGCCGCCATCCAAAACTGGCAGGAGAAAATCGCCGCCGTCGTTGGCGAAAATGGCCGCGTCATCACCGATGTCATCCCCGAAGTAGAATTCATCATCGGACCCCAACCAGAAATCCCCCAGCTTGGACCCACCGAATCCCAAAACCGATTTAACCGCGTCTTTCAAAAATTCGTCGGCGTCTTCACCGCTCAAGAGCATCCTTTAGTAGTGTTCCTCGATGACTTGCAATGGGCGGATACCGCATCTTTAAAACTCATCGAGCTGCTGGTGACAGCCCCTGAGAGTAAATACCTACTCCTCATCGGCGCCTACCGCGATAACGAAGTCAGTCCCACCCATCCCCTAATCCAAACCCTAGGCAAAATTCAAGACCAGGGGGGAACAGTAGAGAATGTGTTACTCGGACCATTGCAGTTAGAACACGCCCAGGAATTAATCGCCGATACTGTACCCCCATCCAACCATAACCAAAACAGCGGCTGGTCAGAAAAAATCGCCGCTTTCGCAGAGCTGCTCTTCAACAAAACTCAGGGTAATCCCTTTTTCCTCACCCAACTGCTGAAAACCCTCTACCAGGAAAAACTGGTGCAATACAACTTTCAAGCCGGGGAATGGCAGTGGGATATCTCAGAAATCCAAGCAGTGGGTATCACCGACTATAACGTGGTGGAATTAATTGCCCGAAATATGCAGAAACTGGCCGCCGCGACACAGGAAGTGTTAAAACTCGGTGCCTGTCTGGGCAACCAGTTTAACCTGGAGACTCTGGCCATAGTCCATGAAAAATCCGCCTCAGCTACCGCCGCCGATTTGTGGGAAGCACTGCAAGCGGGGTTAATATTACCTCTGAGTAATGCCTACAAAATTCCCATGTTGGTGGGAGAGCATGGGACAAGCCGCCAATTAAGCGATAATTCCCGCACAATTGCCTATCGGTTTTTGCATGACAGAGTACAACAAGCCGCCTACACCCTCATCCCCGAAGCCGAGAAAAAATCAACCCACCTGCATATCGGGCAACTGCTGCTGCAAAACACCAATCCTGACGAACGAGAAGAAAACATCTTCGCTCTGGTGAACCAGCTTAACTACGGGATTGACATCATCACCGCTACAGAAGAAAAAACCCAACTCGCCCAACTCAACCTCATCGCAGGCAAAAAAGCCAAAGCCGCCGCCGCCTACGAAGCCGCCGTGCGATATTTCAATGTGGGACTGGCACTGTTATCACCAGATAGCTGGGTCAGTGACTATGACTTAACCCTGGAATTATACACCAAAGCCGCCGAAGCCGAATACTGCAACGCCAATTTTGAAGGGGCACAGCAACAAGCCGAAGTCATCCTGGCAAAAGCCACCTCAGATCTAGACCGGGTAAAAGTTTACGAGCTGAAAATGGAGATGTTTACAGCTCAACACCAAATTTTAGCCGCCATAGATACAGGGATGCAGGCGTTGCAGATGCTAGGGGTATCTTTGCAGCAGGGAATGCAGCTCCACAAATTGCCCAGTCTGGATGAATTAGACAACTGTCCAGAAATGACCGACCCCGATAAACTGGCAACCATGCGGGTGTTGATGAATTTGTTATCCCCCGTTATGATGGCGAAACCCGAAATACTGCTGCAAGTTATCTTAACCCAAGTCAATCTTTGCCTAGAAAGCGGACATTCAGCCATAGCCGCCTTATCTTACAGTTGGTATGGGATGCTGCTGTGCGGCTCCCTGGGGCAGATAGAATTGGGATATCATGCTGGCCAGCTAGCCTTGAAACTTTTGGATAAATTCAATGCCACCAGCTTGAAATGTCGCTCATATAACATGATTTACGCTTTCATCACCCCTTGGAAAAGCCACATCAAAGAAAACCTGCAACCATTACAAGAAGGAATGCAAAGCGGTTTGGAAACCGGCGACTTGATGTATGCCAGCTATTGCATTCTGAACTATTGCACCTATTTATTCGTGGTGGAAAACCGCCTTGCCAGCGCCCTAGAGAAGCAAACAGCCTACATTAATTTGCTGTTGCAACTCAAAAATGACATCTCTACTTATACTACCAAAATCTGGATGCAAGCCAATTTAAACCTGCAAGGGGTAAATCACCATCAGACAGATTTAATTGGTGATATGTTTGATGAAACAGCCATCCTGCCCAATTTAGAGGCGGCTAATGATGGGTGGTCGCTGTTTAGCTTATACCTGGCCAAAGGCATACTCTGCTGCACCTTTAAAGATGTGGCTGGAGCCATTGCCAACACCTTCAAATCTCGCGAATATGTGGCATCCGTGGGCGGATTCCCCCACGCGGCTACCCAGAAATTTTACCATTCTCTGGCGATGCTGGCGCACTATCATGCCGCCGAGCCCAGCCAGCAGGAGGAATACCTGCAACTGGTGGCTGCCAACCAGGAGCAAATGAAAATCTGGGCATATCATGCCCCGATGAACTTCCAGCATATGTATGACTTGGTGGAAGCTGAGAAAGCCCGCATTTTAGGGGAGTATGTGCAGGCGATCGAACTGTACGACAAGGCGATCGCTGGCGCCCGGGACAACGGCTATATTCATTACGAGGCTCTCGCCACCGAAAAAGCTGGGGAATTCTACCTGGCTTGGGGACGGGAGAAAATCGCCAAAACCTACATCACCGATGCTTACTATTGTTATGCCAAGTGGGGAGCGGCGGCTAAAGTCCAAGACCTAGAAGCGGAATATCCCTACTTAATTCCGATCGCCACCCCCACCCCTAGCATTGATATCCACAAAACCACTCATACCACCGCCGGGACAGCCACCGTCCTAGACTTATCCACCGCTCTCAAAGCAGGACAAGCCATCTCCGGGGAAATAGAGCTGGAGAAACTCCTGGCCAAATTGATGCAGATCCTCATAGAAAACGCCGGAGCCCAGACCGGTTCGCTGTTCCTCATGGATCAAGGCAGTTTAGGATTAGCTGCCGTGGGTGCCACAGACAAAACCCCCACGGTTTACTGGCCCCTACTGACCTTGGATGCTAGTTTAGACCTGCCCACCACGGTTATCAATTATGTGCGACGCACCCGCATCCCATTGGTGTTAAACCACGCTAGTAGCGAGGGGATGTTTGCGGAAGACCCTTACATCCGCAGCCATCAAGTGAAATCGCTCCTATGCAGCCCGATCGTCAAAGGCGGGAAGCTGGTAGGTATTCTGTATTTGGAAAACAATCTCGCCATCGGGGCATTTACCCCCGCACGACTGGAATTACTGCGGTTGCTCTCCTCTCAAGCCGCCATTTCCCTGGAATTAGCCCGATCGGTCAGCGAAGTGCAAAGCACCCTCGCCTATCTCAAAGCCATAATCAACAATATCGCCGATGGTCTCGTAGTCACAGACGCCGCCGGGAACATCACCCAGCATAATCCCGCCCTAGTCAAAATGTTTGGGTTATCATCCCCAACCATTACCGGCGGTAAATGTTCTGAAGTCGTCAGCCCCCAAATTGGCGAACTCCTCTACCAAACATCCCAAAACCCCCAAGAAGTCCTCAGTGCTGAAGTCGAACTCGTCCAAGGACGCATCGGCGCTGCCGTAGCCACAGCCATTATGCCAGAGGCGGGAGAAGGGACTTTGGGCAGCGTCACCATTATCCGCGATATCACCGCCGAGAAAGAAATCGATCGGATGAAAACCGATTTCATCTCCACCGTATCTCACGAACTGCGCACCCCCCTAACCTCCGTAGTCGGCTTCGCCAAAATCATTCATAAAAAACTCACCGATAAAGTCATGCCCGCTTTCACCGAAGGGGACAAGAAAACCCGAAAGGCTCTGGAACAGGTGGGAGACAACATCCAAATCATTATCTCCGAAGGAGAACGCCTCACCGCCTTAATTAACGATGTCCTCGATATCGCCAAGATGGAAGCCGGTAAAATCGAGTGGCATTTCCAGCCAGTGGTAGCTGGGGAACTGATAGAGCGAGCCGCCGCCGCCACATCCTCCCTGCGCGATGCAGCGGGACTGCAATTACACCTAGAAATAGCTCCCGACTTACCAGAAATAGAGGCAGACAAAGACCGAATGTTGCAAGTGTTGATTAACCTGATTTCCAATGCCGTCAAATTCACACCCGCAGGCAGCATTACCCTCAAAGCCTTCCAAACCACTGGCGAAATCATCTTCAGCGTCATCGATACTGGTGTCGGTATTGCCCCAGATGACCAAGAAAAGGTGTTTGAGAAATTCAAGCAGGTGGGGGATACCATGACCGATAAACCCAAGGGCACTGGTTTGGGTCTGCCGATTTGCAAGCAAATAGTAGAACACCACGGCGGGCGCATCTGGGTAGAAAGCGATCGCGGAAAAGGCAGTAACTTCTCCTTTGCCATTCCCATCAAAGGTGCCACCATAGGGGCAGGGGGAACATTTAACATTGATACTCTGGTGCAGCAATTAAGACAGAGCATTTCCCCCACCCCAGAAGCCGCCGCTACCACTACCGCGAAAACGATTTTGGTAGTAGATGATGAGGTAAATATCCGCTCCCTATTGCGCCAGGAGTTGGAGTCTCAGGGGTATATAGTGCGGGAAGCCGCTAATGGGATGGATGCCATCACTCAAGTGAAAGCAGAAAAACCAGATTTGATTATTCTGGATGTAATGATGCCTGCAATTAATGGTTTTGATGTGGCGGCGGTGTTGAGAAATGACCCCACTACCATGAATATTCCCATTATCATCCTTTCCATTGTGCAAGACCAGAGCCGGGGTTATCGTTTGGGGATTGACCGCTATCTCACCAAACCCATCAATACAGAAACATTGCTATCGGATATTGAGTTGCTTTTGTCCCAAGGTGGCTCTAAGAAAAAAGTGTTGGTAGTGGATGAGGATGTGAATGCAGTAAAAACCTTGGTGGAGGTGTTGGAAGCCAAAGGATATGCTGTGGTGGAGGCGGTGGATGGGCCTGAGTGTATCCAGAAAGCCATAGAAATGCAACCGGATTTGATTATCTTAGATTCGGTACTCTCCCGACAATATGATATTGTCAAAACCCTGCGGTTTGAGAAGGGTTTGGAAAATCTCTTTTTTGTCCTGCTGTCGTAG
- a CDS encoding DNA phosphorothioation-associated protein 4 — translation MSASKVRIAKDKADLVKSLVVGEGSDGVFPTYADAIAFAAALGNKRQRRSPLSSFSQRDPGAISVEIFISRGYDTLINLLAIVTTKNPKIISPKTPPPKPNAYKSLKNTPTAV, via the coding sequence ATGAGCGCTAGTAAAGTGAGGATTGCTAAGGATAAGGCGGATTTGGTGAAGTCTCTGGTGGTGGGGGAGGGGAGTGATGGGGTGTTTCCGACTTATGCGGATGCGATCGCCTTCGCCGCTGCTTTGGGTAACAAACGTCAACGCCGATCGCCCCTAAGCAGCTTCTCCCAACGGGACCCTGGTGCCATTAGTGTAGAAATCTTTATTTCCCGAGGCTACGATACCTTAATCAATCTCCTGGCGATCGTCACCACCAAAAACCCCAAAATCATCTCCCCAAAGACCCCGCCGCCGAAACCCAACGCCTACAAATCTTTGAAGAATACGCCAACGGCGGTTTAG
- a CDS encoding nucleoside triphosphate pyrophosphohydrolase, translating into MRQEYHKLIRDNIPDIIRQQQVNFATKILSEEQYRQALRQKLLEEAAEAATANDENLVMELADLYEVIDALMAVSGISPEAVQATQNQRRQERGGFTQRLMLLWTDDVS; encoded by the coding sequence ATGCGGCAAGAGTATCATAAGTTAATTAGAGATAATATACCCGATATTATCCGTCAACAGCAAGTAAATTTTGCTACCAAAATTCTTTCTGAGGAACAATATCGACAAGCCCTCCGTCAAAAGCTGCTTGAGGAAGCCGCCGAAGCGGCTACCGCTAATGATGAAAATTTAGTCATGGAATTGGCAGATTTATATGAAGTCATAGATGCTTTAATGGCAGTTTCTGGCATTTCCCCCGAGGCGGTGCAAGCCACCCAAAATCAGCGCCGTCAAGAGCGGGGGGGTTTTACCCAGCGCTTGATGTTGTTATGGACCGATGATGTTTCCTAG